One stretch of Castor canadensis chromosome 14, mCasCan1.hap1v2, whole genome shotgun sequence DNA includes these proteins:
- the LOC141416362 gene encoding olfactory receptor 7E178-like, with product MGLSEDPELEPFLFGLFPTMYLFTVLGNLLIILVVSSDSHLHTPMYFFLSNLSFADICFISTTVPKMMVCIKNQSRVISYVGCMTQMSLFFVFGNMDDKLLTVMAYDRFVAICHPLHYSVIMNHCFCVFLVFVSLLFCLCESQLHNLIALYFTHFKDVEISNFFCEPSQVLNLACSESFTKNLIMYLVGAISGFLPLSGIFFSYYKILSSILRIPSSGGKYKAFSTCGSHLLVVCLFYGTAIGVYLGSVVSTSPKNSAVASVMYTVVIPMLNPFIYSLSNGDIKNALFKLQSRAI from the coding sequence ATGGGACTCTCAGAGGATCCAGAACTGGAGCCCTTCCTTTTTGGACTGTTCCCAACCATGTACCTGTTTACAGTGCTTGGAAACCTGCTTATCATCCTGGTTGTCAGCTctgactcccacctccacacccccatgtacttctttctctccaaCCTGTCCTTTGCTGACATCTGTTTCATATCTACCACAGTCCCAAAGATGATGGTGTGCATTAAAAATCAGAGTAGGGTCATATCCTATGTGGGCTGCATGACACAAAtgtctctattttttgtttttggaaatatGGATGATAAGCTTttgactgtgatggcctatgaccggtttgtggccatctgtcaccccctGCATTATTCAGTCATCATGAACCattgcttctgtgttttcttggtgtttgtgtctcttttattttgcctttgtGAATCCCAGCTACATAATCTGATTGCCTTATATTTTACCCActtcaaggatgtggaaatttctaatttcttctgtgaGCCTTCTCAAGTCCTAAATCTTGCCTGTTCTGAGTCCTTTACCAAAAATTTAATCATGTATTTAGTTGGTGCTATTTCtggttttcttcctctctcagggatctttttctcttactataaaattctgtcttccattctGAGAATCCCATCATCAGGTGGGAAATATAAAGCCTTTTCTACCTGTGGGTCTCATTTGTtggttgtttgcttattttatggcACAGCTATTGGCGTGTACCTTGGATCTGTTGTATCAACGTCTCCTAAAAACAGTGCAGTGGCCTCAGTGATGTACACTGTGGTCATCCCCATGCTGAATCCCTTCATCTATAGCTTGAGTAACGGGGACATCAAAAATGCCCTTTTTAAACTTCAGAGCAGAGCAATCTAG